A stretch of Cicer arietinum cultivar CDC Frontier isolate Library 1 chromosome 5, Cicar.CDCFrontier_v2.0, whole genome shotgun sequence DNA encodes these proteins:
- the LOC101505559 gene encoding uncharacterized protein, translated as MAIISDALRQVFMPKREYESLREEEKAWGKLQRPVTIAFAAVICFAIIVSTVISLKIVFPGNDGKRPFCVDRRLQPIQLGMKGDSDLDLFPGAFYLTDQEIADYYWMVVFIPSLIVFVFSGVYLVAGITVAYSAPTRHGCLKVVDNNYCASRRGGVRCLSILNLIFAIIFGLLALFLGSSLLTFMSNCSTPLFWCYEVASWGLVVLYGGTAFFLRRKAAVILDEVNFSGRNLGLEMLETNPLEVTPEVERRVTEGFKAWMGSSLLSSDEEDEPDSYEEAPHLAHINSNRQRL; from the exons ATGGCAATCATCAGCGATGCGCTTCGGCAAGTGTTTATGCCGAAGCGCGAGTACGAGAGTCTAAGGGAAGAAGAAAAAGCGTGGGGAAAGCTTCAGAGACCCGTGACAATCGCTTTTGCTGCCGTAATCTGTTTTGCAATCATAGTGTCTACGGTTATCAGTTTGAAAATAGTGTTTCCCGGTAACGATGGGAAGAGGCCGTTCTGCGTTGATCGAAGGCTTCAACCGATACAATTAGGAATGAAAGGTGACTCTGATTTGGATCTGTTTCCTGGTGCTTTTTATCTTACGGATCAAGAAATTGCCGATTATTACTGGATGGTTGTGTTCATTCCTTCGTTGATTGTTTTTGTGTTCTCCGGCGTGTATCTTGTTGCTG GTATCACTGTAGCTTATTCTGCTCCAACAAGGCATGGATGCTTGAAGGTGGTTGACAATAATTATTGTGCCTCAAGGCGGG GTGGCGTTCGCTGTCTATCCATCTTGAATCTTATCTTCGCTATCATCTTTGGTCTTCTTGCCTTGTTTCTTGGTTCAAGTCTCTTGACATTCATGAGCAACTGCTCTACACCTTTGTTTTGGTGCTATGAAGTTGCATCGTGGGGACTGGTTGTTCTATATGGTGGCACTGCCTTCTTTCTAAGGAGAAAGGCAGCTGTGATTCTTGACGAGGTGAACTTTAGTGGTCGAAATCTAGGGCTCGAAATGCTGGAAACGAATCCCTTGGAGGTCACACCAGAGGTGGAAAGACGTGTTACTGAAGGTTTTAAAGCATGGATGGGTTCATCCCTTCTTTCTTCTGACGAAGAAGATGAACCTGACAGTTATGAGGAGGCACCTCATTTAGCACATATTAACTCAAACAGACAAAGATTGTGA